In Oligoflexia bacterium, a single window of DNA contains:
- a CDS encoding isochorismatase family cysteine hydrolase: protein MMKLAFLIIDMQKEFNTSSETEYLMQEASEYIVWTHRLFKHNHWPTIVIQDADMPDGKNNPGYAMIDALSSIEADAYVSKLLPNSFWETELNTILKGYNVDSVLLSGFNAAYCVTATYFGALERGWQPSILKNGIASHKERYVLQAQELFDCLSYNQIAAFIKSSSP, encoded by the coding sequence ATGATGAAATTGGCTTTTTTAATCATTGACATGCAAAAAGAGTTTAACACCAGCTCTGAAACTGAATACTTAATGCAAGAAGCTTCTGAGTATATTGTATGGACGCATCGTTTATTTAAACACAACCATTGGCCAACCATTGTCATTCAAGATGCAGACATGCCAGATGGCAAAAATAATCCAGGCTACGCCATGATTGATGCGCTGTCTTCTATTGAAGCCGATGCTTATGTTTCCAAACTTTTACCCAATTCTTTTTGGGAAACTGAACTCAATACAATTTTAAAAGGTTACAATGTGGACTCGGTATTGTTGTCTGGATTCAATGCTGCTTATTGCGTGACCGCAACCTATTTTGGTGCACTTGAACGTGGATGGCAACCTTCTATTCTTAAAAATGGCATTGCCAGTCATAAAGAGCGTTATGTTCTTCAAGCTCAAGAACTATTTGATTGTTTAAGTTACAATCAAATAGCAGCTTTTATAAAAAGTAGCTCTCCCTAG
- a CDS encoding DUF1328 domain-containing protein, producing the protein MLKLAIFFFIVSLIAALFGFTGIAAASAGIAKFLFFVFLILFITFSVLAYKATKKIIS; encoded by the coding sequence ATGTTGAAATTGGCTATTTTTTTCTTTATTGTATCTTTGATTGCAGCATTATTTGGTTTTACCGGTATTGCTGCTGCATCAGCAGGAATTGCCAAGTTTCTTTTCTTTGTTTTTCTCATCTTATTTATTACATTTTCAGTGTTGGCTTACAAAGCAACAAAAAAAATAATTTCATAA
- a CDS encoding DUF4412 domain-containing protein, with protein sequence MMRSMYFILLLSGLLFSVYAKGVVINYELKVNQENHNMSGSMQAFYQNGMTRVEMNFKNMPMGNMIHLSDAKNNVNYTLFPEKKSYMEHTVNEAVHHKNSDDFKPTKDKKTIAGHSCQVYEKKSQTQIENVCLSDSLYKKYKPMMAAFYTNKKRSILPKDIKGFPLEFESKKGNKLETQVTVVSLKEENIKSSMFTLPKDYKKMNTVPVADQDMEGMKKSMMDAMKNGGMDAKKIEEMKKMAEEMKKKYQNQ encoded by the coding sequence ATGATGCGTTCCATGTATTTTATTTTACTATTATCTGGCTTATTGTTTTCTGTGTATGCAAAAGGCGTAGTGATTAACTATGAACTTAAGGTTAACCAAGAAAATCACAATATGAGTGGTAGCATGCAAGCCTTTTATCAAAATGGAATGACAAGGGTGGAAATGAATTTTAAAAACATGCCCATGGGTAATATGATTCATTTAAGTGATGCTAAAAATAATGTAAACTATACGTTATTTCCTGAAAAGAAATCTTATATGGAACATACAGTCAATGAAGCAGTCCATCATAAAAACAGCGATGATTTTAAACCCACAAAAGATAAAAAAACCATCGCAGGGCATAGCTGTCAGGTTTATGAAAAGAAAAGCCAAACTCAGATTGAAAATGTTTGTTTAAGTGATAGTTTGTACAAAAAATACAAACCCATGATGGCGGCGTTTTACACCAATAAAAAACGCTCAATATTGCCTAAAGATATAAAAGGCTTCCCATTAGAGTTTGAATCTAAAAAAGGTAACAAGCTTGAAACCCAAGTTACAGTGGTTTCACTCAAAGAAGAAAATATAAAATCATCCATGTTTACTTTACCCAAAGATTATAAAAAGATGAACACTGTTCCAGTTGCAGATCAAGATATGGAAGGTATGAAAAAATCAATGATGGATGCCATGAAAAACGGTGGAATGGATGCCAAAAAAATAGAAGAAATGAAAAAAATGGCAGAAGAAATGAAGAAAAAATATCAAAACCAGTAA
- a CDS encoding OsmC family protein: protein MHKNGSAVWTGGLKNGKGTVSTQSGALNNQPYGFNTRFEGAAGTNPEELIGAAHAGCFSMALAKIIEEAGLSAEKIETSAKVTLEKLEDGFNITKVHLNLNAQVPGADENTVKELAQKAKVGCPVSKLLNAEITLETTVA from the coding sequence ATTCATAAAAATGGTTCTGCCGTTTGGACGGGCGGTTTAAAAAATGGCAAAGGAACAGTATCTACACAAAGTGGCGCTTTAAACAATCAACCCTATGGTTTTAATACCCGGTTTGAAGGTGCTGCAGGAACCAACCCAGAGGAGCTCATTGGGGCTGCTCACGCAGGGTGTTTTAGCATGGCATTGGCCAAAATCATTGAAGAAGCTGGCTTGAGTGCAGAAAAAATAGAGACCTCTGCTAAGGTGACTTTAGAAAAATTAGAGGATGGCTTTAACATTACCAAAGTACATTTGAATTTGAATGCTCAAGTTCCAGGTGCAGATGAAAATACTGTTAAAGAATTGGCACAAAAAGCAAAAGTAGGTTGCCCAGTTTCCAAGCTGCTTAATGCTGAGATCACACTAGAAACAACTGTTGCTTAA
- a CDS encoding oligopeptide transporter, OPT family, whose protein sequence is MNKDFKPHIPAQQNPPEFTVKAVLVGCVAGCLFGAANAYLGLRVGLTISTSIPIAVIAVLAFFALPPFGKLASILETNIAQTVGSASSSLASGLIFTVPALFLWQQNPTLGQIVLVSVSGGILGILFMIPLRRTLIRDEHETLPYPEGTACAKVMIAAEKGGNHAMPVFKGILIGGFLKFVLSWAKVIKDDFHINLPFIPKAQFGLEFSPALLGVGFILGLRIATVMVAGSALAWFVIIPAIAIWGQNQTAPLYPETIALITDMSPGQIWTRYVRYIGAGAVAFGGLLSLLKTLPTIFSSFRQGIADFKNRVPKPDETQISRHERDLSLKTSLIIMAIIIALLIIAPTGLTYLPGFGAKIVSVILAVVFAFFFVTVSSRIVGMVGVSSNPTSGMTIATLIATCGIFYMLNWMGSLAMAQALIIGTLVATAASIAGDTSQDLKSGFLLGSTPKFQQIGEILGVVTSVTFVCFSLYALAKTYGFGTQELPAPQAMLMKVVIEGILSTEHSLPWSLVAIGAGIAAIAALFRLPVLAFAVGVYLPLSSMFPIFMGGLIRYWVEKRKSSENGILLCSGFVGGEGLFGVGIAFYALLTSSKPQGWGSQWAGALESWLPLICMLALSFFVGYFSVKGKQNNNSNA, encoded by the coding sequence ATGAATAAAGATTTTAAACCCCATATACCCGCGCAACAAAATCCACCTGAATTTACAGTTAAAGCTGTTTTGGTTGGTTGTGTAGCCGGGTGTCTTTTTGGTGCTGCCAATGCTTACCTCGGTCTGCGTGTTGGCTTAACCATCAGCACCTCTATCCCTATTGCCGTTATTGCCGTCTTGGCTTTTTTTGCCTTACCTCCTTTTGGTAAGCTGGCTTCCATTTTAGAAACCAACATTGCCCAAACTGTTGGTTCAGCCTCATCGTCTCTGGCTTCTGGTCTTATTTTTACCGTACCAGCTTTATTTCTTTGGCAACAAAATCCAACGCTTGGGCAAATTGTCTTGGTGTCTGTCAGTGGGGGAATCTTAGGTATTTTATTTATGATTCCATTGCGTCGGACGCTGATTCGTGATGAGCATGAAACCTTACCTTATCCAGAAGGCACTGCCTGTGCTAAAGTAATGATAGCCGCTGAAAAAGGGGGCAATCATGCGATGCCTGTTTTTAAGGGTATTTTAATTGGTGGCTTTTTAAAATTTGTTTTATCTTGGGCTAAGGTCATTAAGGATGATTTTCATATCAACTTACCGTTTATCCCCAAAGCTCAGTTTGGTTTGGAGTTTAGCCCCGCACTTTTGGGTGTGGGTTTTATTTTAGGTTTGCGCATTGCCACTGTCATGGTTGCAGGATCTGCCTTGGCTTGGTTTGTAATTATCCCAGCAATTGCCATTTGGGGGCAAAATCAAACCGCTCCTCTTTATCCTGAAACAATAGCACTGATTACAGATATGTCCCCTGGTCAGATTTGGACCCGCTATGTACGCTACATTGGTGCTGGCGCCGTGGCTTTTGGTGGCTTACTCTCTCTGTTAAAAACCTTACCCACTATTTTTTCAAGTTTTCGCCAGGGCATTGCTGACTTTAAAAACCGAGTTCCAAAACCAGATGAAACCCAGATTTCTAGACATGAAAGAGACCTAAGCCTAAAAACTTCCCTCATTATTATGGCTATAATTATTGCTTTGCTGATCATTGCCCCCACCGGATTGACTTATTTACCTGGTTTTGGCGCAAAAATAGTCAGTGTAATTTTGGCTGTGGTTTTTGCGTTCTTTTTTGTCACTGTATCCAGTAGAATTGTGGGTATGGTAGGCGTTTCATCTAACCCAACCTCAGGCATGACCATAGCCACCCTAATTGCAACCTGTGGTATATTTTACATGCTCAATTGGATGGGCAGTTTGGCCATGGCCCAAGCTTTAATTATTGGCACCTTGGTGGCAACCGCAGCTTCCATTGCTGGAGATACTTCACAAGATTTAAAAAGTGGTTTTTTGCTAGGATCAACGCCCAAGTTTCAACAAATAGGTGAAATTTTAGGTGTGGTCACCTCAGTGACCTTTGTCTGTTTTTCTTTGTACGCCCTGGCCAAAACCTATGGTTTTGGTACACAAGAACTCCCTGCACCCCAAGCCATGCTCATGAAAGTGGTAATTGAAGGGATTTTATCAACTGAACACTCTTTGCCATGGTCACTGGTAGCTATAGGTGCTGGGATTGCTGCCATTGCAGCTTTGTTTAGATTACCCGTCTTAGCGTTTGCAGTGGGAGTTTACTTGCCATTGTCTTCCATGTTTCCTATTTTTATGGGCGGATTGATTCGCTACTGGGTTGAAAAGCGTAAATCCAGTGAAAATGGTATTTTACTTTGCTCAGGTTTTGTCGGCGGCGAAGGTTTATTTGGTGTAGGTATTGCTTTTTATGCGCTACTGACCAGCTCCAAACCA
- a CDS encoding DUF4412 domain-containing protein produces the protein MLKFLSSLVLFTFMVSAKLVYAKGVYASYALLAVDETSTLFGEITTFYDDEKMRMEIALNNGQEDLEKIVHIVDAKNKKSYMLFENSKTYVQFKYPKLKTKSHEKKYKPSNETKTIAGFSCEVFGKIKKDYVETVCVSEELYKKYQKFMDSFKQLGQKQSYYLKDIEGFPLEYQATVDGKTLSKLKLQDLKEKNIQPKMFDLPKTYKKVESIKKKISDNNTKKINLS, from the coding sequence ATGTTAAAATTTTTATCTTCATTAGTATTGTTTACATTTATGGTAAGTGCAAAATTAGTTTATGCAAAAGGAGTTTACGCAAGCTATGCTTTGCTGGCAGTAGATGAAACAAGCACTCTTTTTGGTGAAATTACTACTTTTTATGATGATGAAAAAATGAGAATGGAGATTGCTTTAAATAATGGTCAAGAGGATTTAGAAAAAATTGTTCATATTGTTGATGCTAAAAATAAAAAAAGTTACATGTTATTTGAAAACAGCAAAACCTATGTACAATTTAAATACCCAAAACTAAAAACAAAATCTCATGAAAAAAAATACAAGCCTAGCAATGAAACCAAAACCATTGCCGGATTTTCATGTGAGGTGTTTGGTAAAATAAAAAAAGATTATGTTGAAACCGTGTGTGTCAGTGAAGAGCTGTATAAGAAGTATCAAAAGTTTATGGATAGTTTTAAACAGCTTGGGCAAAAACAGTCTTATTATTTAAAAGACATTGAAGGCTTTCCACTTGAATATCAAGCAACAGTTGATGGAAAAACTCTGTCAAAGCTAAAGCTTCAAGATTTAAAGGAAAAAAATATTCAACCTAAGATGTTTGATTTACCCAAAACATACAAAAAAGTTGAGAGTATAAAAAAGAAGATATCGGACAACAACACTAAAAAAATTAATTTATCTTAG